DNA sequence from the Vicia villosa cultivar HV-30 ecotype Madison, WI linkage group LG3, Vvil1.0, whole genome shotgun sequence genome:
cttatattttatcaaacttacaaaatctctctctctattctctttttttttctctttctcacttctttcttccaattttttttttatcaatttataatataagaaaattaatggttgtggaaaagtccaataTATgcttatttttgtaaatgatacctaaacaaaaattaagtctgtatacgggaaaaaatctattattgacctaaatattttcatatacgaaaaattgtatttatgatcaaatattttttatcaaaaaatcgtatacgggaaaaaatatattattgatctaaatattttattatatgaaaatttaatattgatccaaatatttttgtaaatgatatctaaacaaaaataatatttagtatttgtatacggaaaaaaatctattatttacgaaaaatggtatttatgaccaaaatattttttatttaaaaatggtatacggaaaaaaaattattattgatctaaatatttttatatacgaaatttattattgttccaaatatttttataaatgatgccTAAACAAGAATAAAGTCTGTagacgggaaaaaatctattattgatttaaatatttttatatacgataaatggtatttatgattaaatatttttaatccaaaaatggtattcggaaaaaaatctattattgatctaaatatttttatatatgaaataatcaattatttatctatttttttttcttttttaacatttttatttaaaataaatgatgtatccaaattcgcgtTACCgtacagaacccgtgcgtatgcacgagtttgttactagttatttaGTTATATTAGTATTATTTATATACTAATGTTGCTTTTTAATATGTTTAGATCttgtattatttaaaaatatatatttagtcagtatttagttttataaaaatttatatgttTGCTTATCACATCTTACACCATTCTGGAGCGAATTCTTTCCAATTAATATCCCATTGGCCGTCGACCCTTTTGAGATGCCAAGGTTCTAAACAAGTTAGAGCGCACGGTATTTCTTGATGCATTCCGAACTGTATTTTGACATGGCCGCTTTGGTGCATCTACACGACGTTGAACCGTATGATTGCAGTAGTTGCAATCCAAACTAATGCATCATCGATGTTGGGTTCATGGTCCAAACCCAAATATGGTATCCGGATAAACTGTGgataaaattaaattagaatAATGATAACTTAAAATAGGCCTAAGTTAAAAGAAGAAAAGTTTCGAGTTAATGCGTACATCATCCGGCCAAGGTGATCCAAAAGATTACGGTATAGAGCCACGTTACTTCTTGGATTCTTGTTGTAATCTATACCCGGTACACAACCTAAAGGAATGAAAAAAACAACAAATTATGTACATCTATTTAGCGAAGAGAGAAATAATGAATTATTTATGATATAGTCTTAAGCGTAGGGTAACATGAATGGATTGTGGTTGACGGGGTTAAGAGACTTCATTTTCCACCAACCCTATGCTTGGAGCAAGAAAGCGCATCCACAAAAAGTACATGTGTCGTTTGTTGCATTTTTACATAATGATTTGCATAGATAGGCTAAAACGGAGGAACCCCAActatacatatttattttatcaacGTATACAACAATGACTTTCCAGTGGTAGCAAAACCGGATTATTGGCCTGCATACGAAGGAGAAATAGTTTGGCACAACGATCAAATGCGAAGGATTAAAAAGGGTCTTCCTAAAAGCAAGCGTATCACAACTGAAATGGACTCCCTTGACAAGCTATAAAGAAAGTGTGGTTTATGCAGTCAGGTcggacacaaaaaaaaaattgtcccaCTCGTGCTACTAGTTCGACAATATAAAAACTGTATTCACAATATCTACATTTTTTATTATCTCAATGTAATATTTTTCATTACGAACATTTGTTACAACATACCAAACACAAACAAGACATTAAATGTCATAAAGATTAAGACAAGAACACAAACACCAGATAAACCAACAACACGTACGCCACATAAATTGTCTGAATTTATGGCTCCTCCTCACAAAATTATAGAAAACATGAATGCATGTAGGAGCAAAATCAATTGGCGTCTCCTCTCAAAATTATAAAGGAGACGCCATCTTACATGGCTAAGTCAAAAAGTCATGCACTGAGGAGCCATCTCATTTGACGCATTCCCTTATAAATTTAAGAGGTGATGCCATTTCATTTGACGCCTCCTTTATAGCATTTTCTAAAACAtgattatttgcgtaattttaaTTGAAACGTGattatttgtgtattttttttcaatactattattaaaaaaaaaaatcaatgtatGTCCAATTTGatgattaaaaaaagaaaaatgatggacATGGTCCAGCTGGACCATCATAATAATGCAAATGAAATCAACGAGAGCCAGCTGGAGGGGTCCACTGCTCCACCTGCACGCAAACCTCACCGAGTTGGCTCATCTCAACTCACCTCATAACTCGTAACCCTTCCCTTCCTTCCCCTGTCGAGTTTTCCAACGGTTGAGCACGATGCAGACGTCAGACCAGATCGACGGCGAACAATCTTCTCCGGTTCAACCCGCCGATCAAGAAATACTCACCAAGAGAGACTACATCAACTTCTCTTCTCACCCTTCTCTCACCAAGATTTTGCACAAACAAGGTTAACCCTAATTTCACCCTCATTCCTAATTTGTTCATTTCACCATCGATTAATGATTCTGAAAGAATAATTATGTATTTTAGGTTTattgttaaaataaatttttatgctTTATTACAGGGGACCAGGAAGTTCTATTTGCAGATAAAGTTTTGAAGTTTACTAGCTCAGGGAAGATGAAAAGCCGCATTCTTTTGATTACTGATTTTGCCATTTACATTGTTGACCCGGAGATTGATTCTCTTAAGCGGAGGATAGCACTTGCAGCTGTTGATAAGATCTGTATAAGTAAACTAAATGATAATTTTTTGGCTGTTATAATTCCGACAGAGTATGATTTACTAGTTGCGAGTGCGAGGAAGATTGAAATTGTTACTGCTTTTAATGAAGCTACTAGGAAAGCTTCTGATTATGAACTTGAGGTGGTTTCTTCCAATAGGTACCTCCGATTACAACTATTTCTGCTGCATTATGGTTGTTTAATCCTTTGTTGCTTACGTACTTGAGTATCTTTGTCTTGAATATACAAACATGGTTGTGTTGCATTGAAACTTTTGCTATAGTTGGTTAAGGATATTTGCATAACTTtttagaagttgttttatttttgtacAAATATATACTCTAGGAATAGCAAACACTTGAATTTTCTAGAAGTCCTTCATTTGAAAGTTAACTTGTGTTATACATGTTTGCTTTGTTGAGTTGCATTCTTTTGGTATGTGCTACTAATTCGAGTTTGCGGTATGAAAGTAAAATATAATTCGGAGGTCATATGCCGTGTTATTTTACAATTTCTGGTTATTTATCTTTGTCTATCTTAAGATTGTAAAATGGGCGCTTGTACAGAATATTTTGAGTATAGTGTACCTGTGTACTATTATCACAACTGGGTATACTCAGTAGCAATAGGGAGAAAATGGCAAAATAATCTCTCCATTCACCCTGTTTCCTTAGTGTTATCTTCCTTTCTACTTTACAAAGATCCTTTCGATTCCCACAAGTCATGCCTAAATCTCCCACCGTCTTATCTGCTATATTTCATCTTACCGCTTCAAAAGCTTCTGATCCCTTCTCCCACTCCTCTCCAGTTTTGCCTTCCTATGAGAAAAATgaaccaaaaaatatataaatgctCTAAGAGTTTTCAAGGTTTAGGGGATTTCAAGCTTTAGGGTTAGGAAGGGACCGGAGTATGGATTTGAAATTCGCAAATGTTAAATAGGAACCATTGTGAAGTTGGTTCTTTCATTTGGGAAAGGTGACAAAGCCGCTAGTTGATGTGTGGAGTGGGGCCTGATCTGATGAAGCAACTTAGCCAGTTAGCCTAATTTGCAAATTGCAAGCGTTGGTTTTTGCGAAGCTTGTTGTGGTTTTCGGTGATGGTTTTTTGATCGACGGGGATGTTGGAACTAACAATAAACTCACACATCTCCTCCCTTCTTTTAAAATTATGCATTTGGGTGTTGTATATCAGAACgacttgtttttctttttccttcCTCTATGTGCGCTTTAGGTCGCTAATATGACCATTCAAAAATCACTACATTGCGTTTTCTTCCATAATATGTATGCTTAAGACACCATCGTGTCTTGTCAAAAGCACCACTCACCCAATGTTCATGGAATGAGTAACGGGTTAGAACCATATCAGCAATTTTCCAAAGGTAATGCGGTTATAGGTTTCCACTGACAAGTCATATCAATatccaataaaaatatattatatccaATGCTTAAAACACCATATGCAATGATGGATTGTTTATTCATGGTCCATCGTATACGCTGCCTTGTAAGGTTTTGTCTTGTACGATTCTCTTATCAGTTCAAAGTTATTGGTTATGTGTGAGAATTACGGAGGGTGGGTTGCTAACGGGAATTCCAAGTAATTGTTAAAAGATCTCTGACTTATTTATCCTCCAGCATTACATTCTCAAACTCGTATTGAATTCCATTTGGAAACATAATCCATTTTTATCCCCAAATATCCGTGTTTAGAATGCATGTCACTAATCACTATCCCACCTCCGATGTCATAAAATTCAAAAAGTAGGTCCATATGTAAAAATGACACCTGGATACATAGTAGCATATTCCTGCATTGCAAATGTCTCCAACACCGCTGTATTCTCTCGTCCCTTAACGCCATGAATTCTATTAGATGACTAGAATTATGATAATGGAGTTCATACTTTAATGTTTCCTGAACCTACATTTGAAGTGGGCTGCGCTTAGTTTGATTGGTGTTTTTGTCAAAATGTACTTTTGTAAATTCTGTTGAGATTGTTACAAACAGTTAACATGAAACTTTCTTGAGTTTCAATCTATCACTAAAGACATGTTTTGCAATTCCTTTGTAGGTTTGAGTATAATGCACAATCTGACTTGGTTAAGGAGATTGAATTTGAGGAAGTTGAAGGTATGTCCCAAAAGTTTTTGTCTAGTCAGTGTGGACGGAGAATTATCATCTACTTTTCCGTTCCATGCTTTGTCCTTTATGTGGTGTATGGTATTTTCTGCGACACTTTCTGAAGCTTCTTTTATTTCTGTTTTAATAAATTTCAGGGGGTGTCAAAACAAGAATTTTGAGGAAGTGAATTTCATTTTGCATTTTCGCCATGATATCTGTAAACTTGGTAGGAGATACGTACATgacatattttttattgattgtgTGGGAAAGGTTCTTCTGGGCATAGCTTTCCCTTTCCCAAGGTTAATAGTATCAGAAgtttcaaaagaaaagaaatgtaTATGGGATGTAAGTTTTCAGCTTAAAACCAGCTTAAGCTGTGTGTATGATagaatttaatcaagttttaggAATAATATGTAAGTTCTGTGATTTTTACCTTCATGTGTAGCCTGTTTGGGTTGTCGTTTTAGTAGATCGTTTTACATGACCTAGTATGTTGATGTTATAGCCTCTTTGTTTTCTCGTTGAATATAAATTTGAGGGCTTGTAcgtttgtttggattgatggtaCTTGATGGAATTATATCACTAAGTAGAGGGAATGCCGACCCTGTTACTCTTTACAAACTAAACGCACAGGATAAATAAACTCACCAGTTTACCTCTAACTACAAAGTCGTCAAGTAGATGGAAAATTGTGAAAGTATAGAGTAAAATGTCTCTAATTTAGTCATACAAATAAAGTTAGTAAAACTCTGTTCCAATGGTGTGTACAATTCGTTTCCATTCCATGCACATGATTGCATAAACGGTACAAGATTCAATAAAAATTCCAGTGTTCTTTCCCCCTTGGCGTACCAGTAACAATTCTACTGCATTTTTTCAAGATTCAATATAAGTCGTCAATTTATCGATTAAACTTCTTTACCTACCAGGCTAGTTGTTTTTAATTGAGTTATTTATTTCAGAAATGAAGAATCGTAAGGgtgaaaaaacaattattttaaacttattagTGTATGTCTGCAGCAGCTCAAGACAAACACTTTGACTCAAAAATGTTCTTAAAACTTGGGTTCCATAGTGATTGTGGATTCCAATACAAAAACTCCACAAATCAATTTGAAATAATCTCACTGAAACATAAGTAAGAAATAGAAAAGTATTTAAGTTGCACAAACAGTTGGAGTAGAAACTTCTGATCTTTTCTCAGGACAAATCCCTTCCATCATTTTCACAACTTCAGACATCTGTGGTCTCTGATGTGGCTTTTTTACTGCACAAGTTATCCCAATATGCAGCATCCCCAccatttcttcttctacatttgaATACTTCCAAAGCTCCACATCGAAAACCTCTGCAGTCCATTCCTCTTTCACAACAGATTTCACCCATCTAACCAAGTCAACAACTTGTTCACCATCTGAAGCATATAAAGGTGACTTCCCAGTTAGAAGCTCAAGTAACACGACACCAAAACTGTATACATCAGACGACTGCGTTGCTTTACGCGTGTCGGTTACTTCTGGCGCGCGGTATCCTGTTACTCTACTGTCTGCTAAAGGTACTGATCTCATCAATGTTGCTAAACCTATGTCAGCTACACAACCATATCCTTGTGAGTTGAGGAAAATGTTTGAGGCTTTTATGTTTCCATGAACTAGATTTCCTGGCTGAGCATGGATGTGAGCAATGCCTCTTGCTGTACCGATCGCGATCCTTAATCGGCTAGCCCAGTCTAGAGAAGAACTGCTTCCTTCACCTCTTTTGCCTTCATGATTTAAATGCAAAACCATGCTTACATTATCCACTTTCATATGTAGCAATATCGATAAAATAAATCAAGATAAGAAGTTTCTACTAATTGAATCAGATTCGGACCCTTACCATTGACACGAGGGTCCTTTTATCACTCGTTTATCATGACCAAACCCGATAACAATAATCGAGCGGGCGGTTGAGATGATAACAAGACCCTCCTATCAATCGGACGAAATCCAATATGGAACCGGAAAAATATTCAATATATATACACTAAATTTGCACCACATACCTAGTAGTGAAGAatttgcaaaaaaataaaataaaaatggactAAAGAGAAAAAATTCAACAACATACCATGCAACATGGAAGAAACACTGCCTTGTTGATAATAATCAGAAAGAAccagtttctcattctttgaatAATAATAAGCTCTTATTGGATCCACATTTTCATGCTTAATTTTACCTACAACTTCCATCTGTTGTTCAAACTCCTTTTTCCCTACAGCAACATCTTTCAATCTCTTGACCACCACAGTGGTTGCATCATCTAAAGCAGCTCTATATGTTGTACCAAAAACACCCTTTCCAAATACCTCAGCAGAAGCTCTCAGAAGGTCCTCAAGATCAAATGCAAGATGATTACAATCGGCAAAAAAGACGATTTTGTCGTCTTTTTCTCGACTCGTAGAAGTTTTTGCTTTCATAGATGCTTCTTTTTTCTTGGATTTCACAGGTTCACTTACACCTTCACCACAGTCTTTGCAGCACAGAACCATGATGCATGAAATCACTGCAAACCCAAGTGCATAAACACCAATGATTCTCAATATTGCAGTTTCACTGAATCCTTTGGTTTTTTATAATTatagaaaaaattattcaaagatTTTTTTGACATCCTTCCATGTATAACAGTATAAAATAtgtcaattaattattatatattattagtgTTAATGAGTTGTAtacattatttaatattatattactcCATTATTCTAATCAATATatagttatattatttttttaactacaatatataaaattatattagttATTAAGAATATATGTTTGActgaattaatatatattaatggcACTAGTAGATAATACTAATTAGTGTTAATTTAGGTATATACAATATTTTAGTAAATTACTTTTTAATTAGTATAAACCAaggatt
Encoded proteins:
- the LOC131661329 gene encoding uncharacterized protein LOC131661329, whose translation is MQTSDQIDGEQSSPVQPADQEILTKRDYINFSSHPSLTKILHKQGDQEVLFADKVLKFTSSGKMKSRILLITDFAIYIVDPEIDSLKRRIALAAVDKICISKLNDNFLAVIIPTEYDLLVASARKIEIVTAFNEATRKASDYELEVVSSNRFEYNAQSDLVKEIEFEEVEGGVKTRILRK
- the LOC131661330 gene encoding probable inactive receptor kinase At4g23740 translates to MVLCCKDCGEGVSEPVKSKKKEASMKAKTSTSREKDDKIVFFADCNHLAFDLEDLLRASAEVFGKGVFGTTYRAALDDATTVVVKRLKDVAVGKKEFEQQMEVVGKIKHENVDPIRAYYYSKNEKLVLSDYYQQGSVSSMLHGKRGEGSSSSLDWASRLRIAIGTARGIAHIHAQPGNLVHGNIKASNIFLNSQGYGCVADIGLATLMRSVPLADSRVTGYRAPEVTDTRKATQSSDVYSFGVVLLELLTGKSPLYASDGEQVVDLVRWVKSVVKEEWTAEVFDVELWKYSNVEEEMVGMLHIGITCAVKKPHQRPQMSEVVKMMEGICPEKRSEVSTPTVCAT